The Dyella caseinilytica genome has a window encoding:
- a CDS encoding 2OG-Fe(II) oxygenase: MQGSTGTSIINPVVLSKRSDYCQEFMSAPPFPHVVIDDFLAPDFAQALLDTFPAFERGNAVGDSGELGGKSTVDKVRALGPAFERLDDAIKSPEFLKAIGDLTGIEGLIYDPWYLGGGTHENRNGMALDPHVDFNYHPSERWHRRLNLIVYLNPNWGADWGGCLELFRDPHADNRPSRSVSPVFNRCVIFETSEVSWHAFDTIRIPPEHEGMSRRSVALYFYTKDRPAEQTASRHTTYYVNRQLPDHFAEGRTLSRSDVAEIKQLLDVRDSHIRLLYAENTALRKAQDRGLTGNLLYLAKRAYVRFRR; encoded by the coding sequence ATGCAGGGTTCCACAGGGACGTCGATCATCAATCCGGTGGTGTTGAGCAAGCGCTCCGACTACTGCCAGGAGTTCATGTCGGCACCGCCTTTCCCCCACGTTGTTATCGATGACTTCCTCGCGCCCGATTTTGCGCAGGCCTTGCTCGATACGTTCCCGGCGTTCGAACGCGGTAACGCGGTGGGCGATAGCGGCGAGCTGGGCGGAAAGTCCACCGTGGACAAGGTGCGCGCCCTTGGGCCGGCCTTCGAGCGGTTGGACGATGCGATCAAGAGTCCGGAATTCCTGAAGGCCATCGGCGATCTCACGGGCATCGAAGGCTTGATCTACGACCCTTGGTATCTGGGCGGCGGAACGCATGAGAACCGCAACGGCATGGCGTTGGATCCGCATGTCGACTTCAACTACCACCCCAGCGAACGCTGGCATCGTCGTCTCAATCTCATCGTTTATCTCAACCCGAATTGGGGTGCAGATTGGGGTGGTTGCCTGGAATTGTTCCGGGATCCGCATGCTGACAACCGGCCGTCGCGTTCGGTGAGTCCGGTTTTCAACCGCTGCGTGATCTTTGAAACCTCGGAAGTGTCCTGGCACGCCTTCGACACGATACGGATTCCCCCCGAACATGAAGGGATGAGCCGTCGCTCAGTTGCGTTGTATTTCTACACCAAGGATCGGCCTGCGGAGCAAACCGCATCCAGGCATACAACCTATTACGTCAACCGCCAGTTGCCTGATCATTTCGCTGAAGGTCGTACGTTGTCGCGCAGCGATGTGGCAGAAATCAAGCAGCTGCTGGACGTGCGCGATAGTCATATCCGCCTGCTTTACGCTGAAAATACCGCGTTACGCAAAGCGCAGGATCGTGGCTTGACAGGAAATCTGTTGTACCTGGCCAAACGCGCTTACGTGCGCTTCCGGCGTTGA
- the tpx gene encoding thiol peroxidase yields the protein MSQVTLKGNPINVEGHLPALGHQAPAFSLVAKDLSDATLASFNGKRKVLNIFPSVDTPTCATSVRKFNEKASQLDNTVVLCISADLPFAQARFCGAEGLDNVVTLSTMRGHDFLKHYGVAISSGPLAGLAARAVVVLDEHDKVVHTELVGEIAHEPNYDEALKSLH from the coding sequence ATGTCCCAAGTCACCCTCAAGGGTAATCCGATCAACGTTGAAGGGCATTTGCCGGCCTTGGGCCATCAGGCACCCGCCTTCAGCCTCGTCGCCAAAGATCTTTCCGACGCCACCCTTGCCAGCTTCAATGGCAAGCGCAAGGTGCTCAATATCTTCCCGAGCGTGGATACGCCGACCTGCGCCACTTCCGTGCGCAAGTTCAACGAGAAGGCCAGCCAGCTCGACAACACCGTCGTGCTTTGCATCTCGGCGGACCTGCCGTTCGCGCAGGCACGCTTCTGCGGTGCAGAAGGCCTGGATAACGTCGTCACGTTGTCGACCATGCGTGGACACGATTTCCTCAAGCATTACGGTGTTGCCATCAGTTCCGGTCCGCTTGCTGGCCTGGCCGCACGTGCCGTGGTCGTGCTCGATGAGCACGACAAGGTGGTGCACACCGAGCTGGTCGGTGAGATCGCCCATGAGCCGAATTACGACGAAGCGCTGAAGTCGCTTCACTAA